The window GCGAGCGCCATCAGTCGTGGAATATTTTCTGACTGAACTGAGGCACCTCGAATGGCGCCGGATCGCGAACGACCAGCGCCAGCGTCTTCGGTTTGGTTGCGCGCAAGGCCCCCTCGTCCAGAAACAACGGACGAGCGCATCCCAGCACCAGTACGGCCACTACCACCATTTTTGATTCTGATCGCATCGAAGCGCCATTGTCTCGGATCGCCGTCTCGGCTGACAAGGACTCCGAGTTCGCACTAGCCTCGCCATCGACGCGCCGGTCCTGCCCGAGCTGGTTCAGGCCCCTGCTGGCTCAAGGGTCACGACCGCGATCGCCGGCGCGCGGCGGCGCGGGTGAGCTCGCGCAGTGATTGGATGAGCGGCGAGCGCTCTTCGTCGGCGCGCCAGGCCAGGTAGGCGCGCGCCTCGATCTTCAGGTCGGCGACGTTGCGGAACACCACCTGCGGGGAACGCGGGGCGGCCTCGGAGACGAAGGTCATGCCGACGCCGCTCGCGACCAAGCTGAGGCGCGTCACCGAAGAGCGGGATTCGATCACGATGCGCGGAGTGACACCGTGCGTGCGCAACGGCGCCCACATCGTGTCGAGGAACGGCGCCCCCTCGGGACGACGTGACCAGACGAACGGCTGGTCGTGCAGATCGCGAATGAGGACGCTCCGTCGGCGGGCCAGCGGGTGCGCGCGCGGAACGGCCAGCCGGACGGGCTCGCGAAACAGTATCTCGGATGGGAGGGTCGGGTCCGGATCGACCACGACGAAGGTGAGCGCCGCGGAGATCCTCTGGCCCGCCAGTGCCAGGCGCAGCTCGTCGCTGGTGAGCGGGAGCAACTCCAGCGTGACGCCCGGATGGCGGCCGCGAAACTGTCCGGCGATCTGCGGAACCAGCCAAGTCACAGCGGGGGATTCCACGAACCCGATGGCCAGGTGCCCGACCTCGCCTCGCTGGGCGGCCTGCGCCTGCCGGACGGCCCGGTCGACAGCGGCCAGGATGGCCCGCGCCTCGGCGGCGAACGTGGCGCCCGCGCGCGAAAGCCGCACGCCCCGCCCCACCCGCTCCAACAGGGGCGCCCCCACCTCGCGTTCTAGCTCGTGGATCTGGCGGCTCAGCGGTGAGGCCGAGACGTGCAGCCGGACGGCGGCGCGGCCGACGTGCTGCTCGTCGGCGATCGCCACGAAGTAGCGCAGATGGCGGAGTTCGATGACCGTGACCTTTGGGGTTCAGTCCTTGTCCGCCTGCCGGCGAATGCACGTGCGCCGCATCGCCGGCCAGGAGAACCCGTCGGGCTCGGTAGGACGCCGCCTGCCGGGCCGCATCGGTGAACCGCGATAGATACGTGACTTTGTGAACGCCGAAGTCAGTTCCATAGACGGCGATGAGCGCCGCGCGTAGGTCATCCACAGTCGGTTGGTCGCTTGGCTCGTCGCCCTGCCTGACGTTCGGCTCGTTCAACACCACCCGCACCCGCTTCCCGTCCTCCAGTTTGCCCAGGGCATTGATGCCCCCTGTCGTCACGACGCACGCCCCACGCCGGCTGTTCGGTCATCGCGACTTCGGCGATCAAGTAGCTGATGGACGGGGCCCATCCCGGGAAGTCGATGCTGGCTTTCTTGCGGATGAGGCTGCGACCGCCGTCGCATCCGACCAGATACTTCGCTCGCAACGAACGGCCGCTGGACAGCTGGACGTCGACGCCGATGTCGTCCTGCGCGAAACCTGTCACCTCGACTCCGCGATAGATCGGTACCGCCAGTTCCTCGACCCACGTCGCCAGCGTGCGCTCGATGCTCTCCTGCGATAGTGCGAGCCCATAGTTGTGGCGAGTCGGAAAATCGCTGATGTCGAGCGGAATCATCGCGAAGCCTGCGACCTGCACGACCTGTCCTTGCGAGAGGAAGCGCTCCGCGATTCCACGCTGATCGAGCACCTCGATGGTGCGTGAATGCAGACCGCCTGCGCGCGAGCCGGCGAGACTCTGGCTTTCGCGCCGCTCGACGATGGCGACGTCAACCCGCGAAAGCGCCAACTCGCCCGCCAACATCAGTCCCGTCGGTCCTCCTCCCGCGATCAGCACCGCGTGCTTGGTCATGGTCCTGCTCCGGTTATTGGCGCGAGTCATGTTCGGCTGGCGAT of the Polyangia bacterium genome contains:
- a CDS encoding LysR family transcriptional regulator, producing MELRHLRYFVAIADEQHVGRAAVRLHVSASPLSRQIHELEREVGAPLLERVGRGVRLSRAGATFAAEARAILAAVDRAVRQAQAAQRGEVGHLAIGFVESPAVTWLVPQIAGQFRGRHPGVTLELLPLTSDELRLALAGQRISAALTFVVVDPDPTLPSEILFREPVRLAVPRAHPLARRRSVLIRDLHDQPFVWSRRPEGAPFLDTMWAPLRTHGVTPRIVIESRSSVTRLSLVASGVGMTFVSEAAPRSPQVVFRNVADLKIEARAYLAWRADEERSPLIQSLRELTRAAARRRSRS